The genomic region ATTGGAAAATTTGGTAGCTGAGACTGTATAGTCGCCCCCAGAAGGATCAGAGCGATACAAATTGGCATCCAGTGCCCTGCGATCCCTTCCAATGCCGCGTTCCAGGGAAGTATCTCACCTATCAAAATTAGCTCGAACCCTTTACATGTTCTGACTAACCTGTGTTGATATAATCTGATAATTGTAACAGAAGAACCACAGCAGCCCAACCCACTGGCCACGCAAGAACGACCATACGATACCGAGTCACTGATTTGGCCAGTACGTTGTAGTAATCCTTCTTGAGAGAGACCTGTTGTACAGGACATGAGGGAGATTGAAATATCTCCAGATGAATGCCAGCTCTGCCTTGGTAAGGTAAGAAGGGTCCCCCGGTCGAATGAGAGTGTAGATGTATGGGTTGTCCTGATGCAAAGTAATAACTGGATTCGAATGTGGCATTTTGCAACTCTAAAGCTGGTTGAGATATGTGCTTGATTAAAGGTTTAAAATCTGGGATTTTGTTAGTGAATTTAATGACGCATTACATACCTTCGCAGCGGCCAAGAGTGATATCAAGAGAATAAGTAATCAATGAAGAGAGACAAGCGTTCTCaaaatggaagagatggtggGTGGTCATAGTTGGCAACGAAGAATCAACTTCTATTCTTGAGGTTAACTCATACCGTATTCCGACTTATAAACTCACTCCAGCTATTTCCTTTGACTAGATGGTATTCTCTTGATCCCGCGATGGTTTGCCCATACTTTGATGCACTTGCCTTGACCACTGTGCTGGTCGATGACAGGCTTACTTCAGCTGCTAACATTACTTCATTTGGCTTAATCCCCTCTCCTGGTAGCGGAAATGGGTCACTAGAATTTTTtgggaatggaagaagacgcATTACTGAAGACATTGCTCTACAAGGCTCGAGACCACTGCATTGTTGAGCAACGAAGGCTTTGCTTGACTGCTGAAGACTAATGAAGGTCATATTGGGAGATGACACTGAATAGTCATGTAGCCTCCCGTTATGTATTTCGTTGAAGGTTTCATCTTCCTGGTCATCGAGAAGCCACTTTCTTGCAATAACAAGTTTTGCGGTTGTATTTGTGTTAATTGACATATCAAGCAACATCCTAGCAATTCGCCAGCGGATCTGATGACACCAGACTATGGCCTGGTGCTCGACCGCAGTCCATACACCAGGTATGCCAGTGGCGAAAACGGCAAAGTCACTGTTATTGCCTGTCTGCCCTTGCCAAGAGGGCAGCGCACAGCTATCCGAGACAACTTGTGTATCTGAGATGCCCCCACAAACGGATATTAAAGGCGGATGGGTACTGATGTGCTGTCTTCTCCACGTTATCAATGAGTATATGGAGTCCATGTCACGTTCGAGAGCGAGTGGTGGTAAGATATGAGGCGTGGACAACGTCACAATAATGTCAACTGAAATCGAAGCAGCTGGATCCATTGCTAAGCGAGCGACAACGCCCCCCATGGAGTGCGCGAGTAACGTAATCTGCGTAGGCCTCTTTTCTTCCGGCAGATGCGTATATTCCTGAAGTATTCGTCTGATGCAGTGTTGGATGAAAACTGCTTGTTCGCGCAGAGTCCGCGCATGAAACGCGGAAAACTCCTCCTTCAGATCAGCTAGACGACGAAGCTCAGTAAAATTCTAAAGATCAAAAAGGGCAGGTAACTCACCCGTGAAGAAgtcaatcttcttcccagTCTGCACATTACCTTCCCCCGCCTTCACTTGCTCATAGAACTGCTTGGAGGTTGAGGAAGCGATCGAGCGGACCTGTTGATAGGAGCCAGCATTCCCGGGTATAAAGAGAACAGGATGTCCTGAAAGCTATGTACTGGACTTAGTATGTCTTATGAAAATTTAATTATAGCCAGTGGTATAACAACTCACCGTATCTTCCGAGTCCCAGCCTTGCTCTCGATAAAGATACAAGGCGTATTTTGTTGAAATGAATTCCGTCCACTCCAGCTGGCGATATGAAGGCGACATCCAACTCATTTCACATCCCCAAGATCCTGACTGCTTGAGATCAGCTCGAAATGATTGATAAATTGCGCatgaaaagaggaaggccAAAACGCAAAAAAGTGGTGATAGAAACCGTGTATGTAGATGTTTGGTGGGATGCCCTTGATTATTTTTGCTGAACACTACGTAGAGATATTGAGGTCGCAAAGACATACGCATAGGCCATGCTGGCATGACTTGAGATATGGCAATATGACGTTGTAACGAGGGGGAAACGTGTTCTTTGAGGGATTCTTCTACAATTCGACAGGGGACGATGAATATGGCTAAAAGCTAAGTCGTCGTCACCTTTTCAGAACGTGGCCAAAAAGGAACTAGTTTATCGCAAGAATTAGTCGTATAAtagaagaaagaggcgGGATATTGTGTCTAAATGTGCATACTGACAGCCAAAAAATAGAcagggaagagaagaagagaaaaacaAGCGCTTTGTATGATGCGGACCAAGCCGGCGCATTTCCTATTATTACTTATTATTTAGTAAGCTATATATGCAACCCATCAAAATGGGAGGAACGGCGGCGCGGTAACCAAAAAATAAGAAATTGATTCCGTCCTCCGcttttttatttatttacGCTGGGAACACTTCATGGCAGCAGTTAGCTCGGCTGCTGAATCTGTGCCAGACATCCCATGCACTGCACGACCTGTTACTAATAGCGACAGTTTATGCCAGCATGAACCATAGTAGCACAAAGCAAATTGTAGCGGATGTTGTGCAAAATTCCGTTTTGATATTGTGAGAAAAAGTCTAAACGTGACATAAGTCGCATTTTTCTATTCCACATTACAAACGCCGTCATGGCAATACAATTGCGAAGTTGTTCATCTTCGCACCGCTTTGCTGCTGTACTTTCCTTTGTAACAATCCCCGATCTTTGCCAAACCCGCTTTTATTCTTCCATCGCCAGAGCCAATAGCCTACTTTGCCCCCCGCCCTCCACCGCTCTTTCACGAGAATGAAACCTATTGCTTCCATGATTTCAGCTAGTACAGGCAGCGTCAAATAACGTGAATTATTGACGCAAGGtaaaggaagaacaagaaatAACAATGATTCGCTACTAGGTCTGAGGTGCTCATGTATCAACTGGAGCATTTTGCCTACATGTAGTCTTAGAAATGCTTTGAATACGAGGTTTTAAAAAGAACATACCTCTTCTAGCTGGGTCATCAACAAAATTCAGGACTAAACTGCAACTAATGAGATCAAATGACTCGTCCTCGGATGAGGGGAGGGGACGGAGGAAGAAGTCCTGCTCAAGTATTGAAGGATGTTGCGAATGCAAATCTATTGGTGTATTTTTTAACCATTTCTCGGAGACATAATTATCTGGCCGAAGGGCCCCTATTTCTAACAATCTATTGTCGAAATTAGTGGAACATCTCTGGTTAAATAACTAATGGCATCTCACTTTAACGGCCTGTCCTTCTTTATGCCCATCTCCAATAACCAGTTGACTAGTATCCTCGAGCTATCGCCGCCTCTGTCCTTAGATTGTCCCAGTTGGCTTGCCCTTTGATACGCATCTAGTCCTCCTAGTTCTGATATATTGTTGTTGATTGCATCTAGCTCTTTTTGCCTGAGGGATTTTTCGGAGTCGGTAGCGGCATGCTGCACCTTTTTGGTTATATTGGCCTTTTTTCTGAGTAGAACGTGAAATGCAGTGATAGTCGAACGTGTAACCTTATGTGAGACCGAAGAAGTCAGGGAACTCGAGGAACCGGATGCTATAGGTTTCTTTTTTGTCCTTTTCCGAATGCTGCCCATGGCACTGATAATGGTGACAACTGGCAGTCGTGACATATAACAGGTTGTTAAATAAGATAAAATGTAGGTAGGCCTCCACAGATCCCTAAATTATTACGTAAGATGATTTGTCTGAATTGGTTGAGCgtaataaataataataccGGGGCTAGGAAGTTACATTATGTAACCAAATTTGCTTCTGAAGGATGGAGTTGAAGTAGGCTACGGaccttcatcctcgtcgGAGACCGGTCGATGTCCGTCGAGGGGCTCATGTCGAGCCTAGAGTTGAAGGGGGAAGCCGCGGGGGTAAGCTaaagagggaaaaaaaaggaaaaaaaaggaataGAATTTATAATAAATATGATCGTACTAATACTAAGGGAATCCAGACTTGTCCGGGGATCAACGATTACGTAATTAGTATTTAGCCCAAGTTACATCACAGCGAGAAGAAATGAACTGACAACGCAAGAGTATGATAATATGAAATGAAGGTCGTTCATAAATATACTGCAATCCCCTTCACATCCACTATACAACTTGATCCTCGGCTTATTCCACCTGATCTTTGTTCATCCTGCATTTATTCTCGCCATGCCCCACAACCACAGTCTGTCTACCTCTTCAGCAGACTTCGGCGACTTCAATTCGgctcctgcttcttccgccCAAACCTCTGTTCTATCTCAAGATGATCTTCTGGGTTCTTATGACGAGACTATACGATACTCTCCTTCACTGAAGTCCTTCCCGTCCCCTACCGCTGGAGCATCCAATTTGGATCTCTTGTTTCATGACCATAATGCAGAGGAGCATAGACGACCAGGTACGTCATGGCCGGTACAGCCCCCTGTCGTGAAATTACCAACTGGGACCCTAATCATGCAGAGCCCACATATTCTCGACCATCTCACCCTACAGGAGTCTCTCCAGACCACATACCCCACGTTCGCTCTCCCCGTCGCCTCTCCacattttcttcttcgactAGCCCGACCTCACCGCCGTCTATCACAGAAGCCGGATGCGACATCATATTTCACCCATCCTATAATCATACGGATGATAACGCTACGCGAGCTATGCAAAAAATGCAAGGTCATGGGGAAACACTTAGCGATAAGATGCAACCAAGGGGGCCAGCCAGCCATTCACACATCGCACTAACTTCGAGCCCGCCGCATTCTAAACTCCTCGACACCTTGGCAGCGACGACGAAAATGGCTTCGAAATGGCGCTCAGTTATTACCCATCAGACCCCCCCCAGCAGCACAGATCGGACACAGAATAGCCAGCCGAGGCCACATATGCGTCATTCAGAAACTTCTCCAATGGATATATCGCATGACACCCCGTTTGCCTCTGCGGAGCAAATTGCTGGGAGCTATATACCACCTACAGGGGCACCTGGTTTCACACAGGCTTCTGCAGCCGGACAAAAGCATCATGGAGATGGGACGTTTGAACATTTGGCCTTGATTGGTCGAAAGAATAGCACAAGTAATGTTTTAACTTCTGAAGATGCAGTTGGTTTGAGAGCCTGTCTTCCGCCTCGTCAGCGGCTAACAAATCAGTGGACATTGCTGTGTGAGTCCTTGTCTACTTATTTGTTCGTGCTGACAAAACTTCCAACTTAGTCTCTTTGGATCAGCATGGTGCATCCTTATCTACTTTGTACAGGCTGATCGATATATACACAGTTAATCATCAACCCTCTGGTAACATACTAGTGATTCGTGATGGACAGGGGAATCGCTTTGGGTCATATATGAATGAGCCAATAGTGAAGCGAGAGGGAACCTATTATGGGAGTGGTGAATCGTGAGTCAATCAAGTCCATCCATCAGGCTCAGGAAAATAATGTTAACATTCCTATCACCTTGCCTTTATGGATGTCTTCTGTACATATGCTCTTGAACACTGCATCCTGATTTTGTGCATTTCATATCCATCAAT from Cryptococcus decagattii chromosome 6, complete sequence harbors:
- a CDS encoding oxidation resistance protein 1; protein product: MPHNHSLSTSSADFGDFNSAPASSAQTSVLSQDDLLGSYDETIRYSPSLKSFPSPTAGASNLDLLFHDHNAEEHRRPEPTYSRPSHPTGVSPDHIPHVRSPRRLSTFSSSTSPTSPPSITEAGCDIIFHPSYNHTDDNATRAMQKMQGHGETLSDKMQPRGPASHSHIALTSSPPHSKLLDTLAATTKMASKWRSVITHQTPPSSTDRTQNSQPRPHMRHSETSPMDISHDTPFASAEQIAGSYIPPTGAPGFTQASAAGQKHHGDGTFEHLALIGRKNSTSNVLTSEDAVGLRACLPPRQRLTNQWTLLFSLDQHGASLSTLYRLIDIYTVNHQPSGNILVIRDGQGNRFGSYMNEPIVKREGTYYGSGESFLFKLTHSCQTIPYRWTGKNKYFALCEADFMSFGGGAGAYGLILDSTFTHNSSATCPAYNNDVLCELESLKSQHARSFQCLGLEVWSTL
- a CDS encoding GPI inositol-deacylase, whose protein sequence is MPAWPMRHPTKHLHTRFLSPLFCVLAFLFSCAIYQSFRADLKQSGSWGCEMSWMSPSYRQLEWTEFISTKYALYLYREQGWDSEDTLSGHPVLFIPGNAGSYQQVRSIASSTSKQFYEQVKAGEGNVQTGKKIDFFTADLKEEFSAFHARTLREQAVFIQHCIRRILQEYTHLPEEKRPTQITLLAHSMGGVVARLAMDPAASISVDIIVTLSTPHILPPLALERDMDSIYSLITWRRQHISTHPPLISVCGGISDTQVVSDSCALPSWQGQTGNNSDFAVFATGIPGVWTAVEHQAIVWCHQIRWRIARMLLDMSINTNTTAKLVIARKWLLDDQEDETFNEIHNGRLHDYSVSSPNMTFISLQQSSKAFVAQQCSGLEPCRAMSSVMRLLPFPKNSSDPFPLPGEGIKPNEVMLAAEVSLSSTSTVVKASASKYGQTIAGSREYHLVKGNSWKVDSSLPTMTTHHLFHFENACLSSLITYSLDITLGRCEVITLHQDNPYIYTLIRPGDPSYLTKAELAFIWRYFNLPHVLYNRSLSRRITTTYWPNHNIIRHLHGHERFEDKAKSKHGWLGVVMTGAIAVVVNQLIPHQLIFLVCVILLWLSAARSKHLNNQYLAIWSRNIWAGSAAIINTDSNFYYAIPPVLLVKLVSCGGTIQKRHVYLQACRIALMILIVASFSVGGRWTWTLPPIANAVLILFLASIM